One Bacillus sp. 1780r2a1 DNA segment encodes these proteins:
- a CDS encoding DUF3993 domain-containing protein, with product MKKVVGSIIIFLCVTCLYTPAQAEVDGDTRNEIFTALHEAFQAQLRLTNEHYSKEKAISTLLPYFEKSYAEKFLDDNMVQEAQGYTVYGSDFALHYIPYFSYDEQTKVAVHPSMEKAYVFEYFPAVKDGPVSYVGHYEMLTLTRHEGKWKVSGFTYSNQKPS from the coding sequence ATGAAAAAAGTAGTAGGATCGATAATAATTTTTTTATGTGTAACATGTTTGTATACGCCTGCTCAGGCTGAAGTTGATGGAGATACCCGCAACGAAATCTTTACTGCTCTACATGAAGCCTTTCAAGCTCAGCTTCGTTTAACGAATGAGCATTATTCAAAGGAAAAGGCAATCAGCACGCTTCTTCCATACTTTGAGAAAAGCTACGCGGAAAAATTTCTAGATGATAATATGGTTCAAGAAGCCCAGGGGTATACTGTATACGGTTCTGATTTTGCTCTTCATTATATTCCCTATTTTTCATACGACGAACAAACAAAGGTAGCGGTTCATCCATCCATGGAAAAAGCTTATGTCTTTGAATATTTTCCAGCTGTAAAAGATGGCCCCGTATCTTATGTGGGGCATTATGAGATGTTGACGTTGACTCGCCATGAGGGAAAATGGAAAGTATCAGGATTTACATATAGTAACCAAAAGCCCAGTTAA
- a CDS encoding glutathione S-transferase N-terminal domain-containing protein, producing the protein MKNVELYTQPSCPPCEIVKQFLKHNNISYKEYDVSKDVKARNRMIEVFQSYSTPTVKVNDDVVKGFDLQTLEKLLDLA; encoded by the coding sequence ATGAAAAACGTAGAATTATATACACAACCATCTTGTCCACCGTGTGAAATTGTTAAACAGTTTTTAAAACACAATAATATTTCATATAAAGAATATGACGTCTCAAAAGATGTAAAAGCCAGAAATCGTATGATTGAAGTATTTCAGTCATATTCAACACCAACGGTTAAAGTTAATGATGATGTGGTAAAAGGCTTTGATTTACAAACACTAGAAAAGCTTTTAGATCTTGCTTAA
- a CDS encoding YkuJ family protein produces MSQLQGILTRLVNLREQASGSEAPQRFFEVDGKRICSVKYHAKTETFELEVYQDGEKPSVYQFDNIDMIAIEIFELIH; encoded by the coding sequence ATGTCACAATTACAAGGTATTTTAACTCGTCTTGTGAATCTCCGTGAGCAAGCAAGTGGAAGTGAAGCACCACAACGCTTCTTCGAAGTAGATGGAAAACGAATTTGTAGCGTGAAATATCATGCGAAAACTGAAACGTTTGAACTTGAAGTATATCAAGATGGCGAGAAGCCAAGCGTTTATCAATTTGATAATATTGACATGATTGCAATTGAGATTTTTGAATTAATTCATTAA
- a CDS encoding LysR family transcriptional regulator gives MQLVECRMLVVLAQELNMRKAAERLFVSQPALSQRLQTIERAWDTQIFIRSQKGLSLTPAGEKIVQFAKEVVEKEDQVKEDLHHLDTEVYGTLKLAVASIIGQHWLPAVLKKYMDKYPHAKISLVTGWSSEMLRYIYEDEVHIGIIRGNPEWKGVKEHLFTDPLYLVDTEIEDASEVPNNDRPFIQFKSDSTYYQEILDWWHREFHTTPKRTIVVDQIETCKQMALNGLGFAILPSIAVKDAQHLHRIPLLKENKEPITRDTWLVGYESAFKLKQVRAFMEIVKEYIKEQQEKELS, from the coding sequence ATGCAATTAGTAGAATGTCGCATGCTTGTCGTATTAGCCCAAGAATTAAATATGAGAAAAGCAGCTGAGCGCTTATTTGTATCGCAGCCAGCTCTATCGCAGCGCCTGCAAACAATTGAACGGGCATGGGATACTCAAATTTTTATCCGTTCCCAAAAAGGTCTTTCTTTAACACCAGCTGGTGAAAAGATTGTGCAGTTTGCAAAGGAAGTTGTTGAAAAAGAAGACCAAGTAAAGGAAGATCTACATCATTTAGACACGGAAGTATACGGGACGTTAAAGCTCGCTGTAGCCTCTATTATTGGCCAGCATTGGTTGCCAGCGGTTTTAAAAAAGTATATGGATAAATATCCTCATGCAAAAATTTCCCTTGTAACGGGTTGGAGCAGTGAAATGCTTCGCTATATTTATGAAGATGAAGTACATATTGGAATTATTCGGGGAAACCCAGAATGGAAAGGTGTAAAGGAACACCTATTTACGGACCCTTTGTATTTAGTAGATACTGAAATTGAAGATGCTTCTGAGGTGCCGAATAATGATCGACCGTTTATTCAATTTAAAAGTGATTCTACTTACTATCAAGAAATACTCGATTGGTGGCATAGAGAGTTTCATACAACTCCAAAACGAACAATTGTTGTAGACCAAATTGAGACGTGTAAGCAAATGGCTCTAAATGGTCTTGGTTTTGCCATTTTACCGTCAATTGCTGTGAAAGATGCCCAGCATTTACATCGGATTCCACTATTAAAAGAAAATAAAGAACCAATCACTAGAGATACTTGGCTAGTAGGATATGAGTCAGCGTTTAAGCTGAAACAAGTGCGTGCATTTATGGAAATTGTCAAAGAGTATATTAAAGAACAGCAAGAAAAAGAGCTATCATAA
- the dapD gene encoding 2,3,4,5-tetrahydropyridine-2,6-dicarboxylate N-acetyltransferase — protein sequence MKMMDANEIISFIQNSTKSTPVKVYVKGDLEGIDFGASSKTFVTGNTGVVFGEWKDIQAAIQANEGKVEDYVIENDRRNSAIPLLDMKNIKARIEPGAIIRDQVEIGDNAVIMMGASINIGSVIGEGTMIDMNVVMGGRATVGKNCHIGAGSVLAGVIEPPSAKPVVVEDDVVIGANAVVLEGVTVGKGAVVAAGAIVVEDVPPYTVVAGTPARVIKEIDEKTKSKTEIKQELRQLND from the coding sequence ATGAAAATGATGGATGCAAACGAAATTATTTCATTTATTCAAAACAGCACAAAATCAACACCTGTAAAAGTATATGTGAAAGGTGATTTAGAAGGAATCGACTTCGGCGCTTCTTCTAAAACATTCGTAACTGGTAATACAGGTGTTGTATTCGGTGAGTGGAAAGACATTCAAGCAGCAATTCAAGCAAACGAAGGAAAAGTAGAAGACTACGTTATCGAAAACGATCGTCGTAATTCTGCAATTCCACTTTTAGATATGAAAAATATCAAAGCGCGCATTGAGCCAGGTGCAATCATTCGCGACCAAGTCGAGATTGGAGACAACGCTGTTATTATGATGGGTGCTTCAATCAACATCGGTTCTGTAATCGGTGAAGGTACAATGATTGATATGAACGTTGTAATGGGTGGACGTGCAACAGTAGGTAAAAACTGTCATATCGGTGCGGGTTCAGTGTTAGCTGGCGTAATTGAGCCACCTTCTGCAAAGCCAGTTGTTGTTGAAGATGACGTTGTGATTGGTGCAAACGCAGTTGTTCTAGAAGGCGTAACAGTGGGTAAAGGTGCAGTTGTTGCTGCTGGCGCAATCGTAGTTGAAGACGTACCTCCATATACGGTAGTAGCAGGTACACCAGCTCGCGTTATTAAAGAAATTGACGAAAAAACAAAATCAAAAACTGAAATTAAACAAGAGCTTCGTCAACTAAACGACTAA
- a CDS encoding N-acetyldiaminopimelate deacetylase, giving the protein MDISQFAALRRELHKIPELGFQELKTQAFLLRYIESLPQEHLEIKTWKTGIFVKVKGKKPTKTIGYRADIDGLPITEETEYEFSSTHEGLMHACGHDFHMSIGLGILTHFASYPIDDHLLFIFQPAEEGPGGAQPMLESEIMKEWKPDQIVALHIAPEYPVGSIAVKEGLLFANTSELFIDLKGKGGHAAYPHNTNDMVVAACQLVSQLQTIVARNVDPLDSAVITVGKITAGTVQNIIAERAHIEGTIRTLSPESMARVKERIEAIVKGVEVGYQCETVIDYGCMYHQVYNDHDMTKEFMTFARAQEEVEVIDCQKAMTGEDFGYMLKEIPGFMFWLGVNSPYGLHHSKLQPDEKAIEVAISLITSYFEMKGNA; this is encoded by the coding sequence GTGGACATTTCTCAATTTGCTGCTTTGCGCAGAGAATTACATAAAATACCTGAGTTAGGATTTCAAGAATTGAAAACACAAGCGTTTTTATTGCGCTATATTGAAAGTCTTCCTCAAGAACATCTTGAAATTAAAACGTGGAAAACCGGTATCTTTGTAAAGGTCAAAGGGAAAAAACCAACAAAAACAATCGGCTACCGAGCTGATATTGATGGCCTCCCAATTACGGAAGAAACCGAGTATGAGTTTTCGTCCACTCATGAAGGTTTAATGCATGCATGTGGTCATGATTTTCACATGAGTATTGGTTTAGGAATCTTAACACACTTTGCAAGTTACCCAATTGATGATCATTTGCTGTTTATCTTTCAACCTGCAGAAGAGGGTCCAGGTGGGGCTCAGCCAATGCTTGAAAGCGAGATTATGAAAGAGTGGAAGCCTGACCAAATTGTGGCGCTACACATTGCCCCTGAATATCCAGTAGGATCAATTGCAGTAAAAGAAGGTCTTTTATTTGCGAACACATCTGAACTGTTTATTGATTTAAAAGGAAAAGGGGGACATGCAGCATACCCGCATAATACAAATGATATGGTAGTCGCTGCTTGTCAATTGGTTTCTCAACTGCAAACGATAGTGGCTAGAAACGTTGATCCATTAGATAGTGCCGTAATTACCGTTGGAAAAATTACTGCTGGAACGGTTCAAAATATTATTGCTGAGCGTGCTCACATTGAAGGGACCATTCGTACTTTATCTCCTGAGTCAATGGCACGTGTAAAAGAGCGAATTGAGGCTATTGTAAAAGGTGTGGAAGTAGGTTATCAGTGCGAGACAGTCATTGATTATGGTTGCATGTATCATCAAGTCTACAATGATCATGACATGACAAAGGAATTTATGACATTTGCGAGAGCCCAAGAAGAAGTAGAGGTTATTGATTGTCAAAAAGCGATGACGGGAGAAGATTTCGGTTATATGCTAAAAGAGATTCCAGGCTTTATGTTTTGGCTTGGGGTAAATTCTCCGTATGGCCTTCATCATTCAAAGCTTCAGCCAGATGAAAAAGCAATTGAGGTGGCCATTTCTCTTATCACTAGCTACTTTGAAATGAAAGGCAACGCATAA
- a CDS encoding mechanosensitive ion channel family protein yields MLNFSEVNWEQLLTVAGLVVLKLVLILIGFLIVRSIGTRIIDRSFNRMMERDTVSKGRALTLKSLMVNVFSYVLIFIVVVMLLETVGVQATALLAGAGVVGLAIGFGAQGLVSDIVTGFFLLLEKQIDVDDYVTTGSFSGIVESVGLRTTQIRGFDGTLHYVPNREITSLSNHSRGNMRALVDIGISYDDDIDRAASILQEVCDRIAQEDENIVDGPNVLGVQGLGASDVVLRVVGKTKNGEQWGVERKLRKAFKEAFDTHGIEIPFPHQVYVEKSNGESTQLAKDNG; encoded by the coding sequence ATGTTAAATTTTTCAGAAGTCAATTGGGAACAGCTTCTGACGGTTGCAGGATTAGTTGTTTTAAAGCTTGTCCTCATCTTAATTGGTTTCTTAATCGTACGTTCCATTGGAACGCGTATTATTGACCGTTCTTTCAACCGTATGATGGAACGTGATACTGTATCAAAAGGTCGAGCACTTACGCTTAAAAGCTTAATGGTAAATGTGTTTTCATACGTTCTTATCTTTATTGTTGTTGTGATGTTACTTGAAACTGTTGGCGTACAAGCGACCGCACTTCTTGCCGGTGCTGGAGTAGTGGGGTTAGCAATCGGTTTTGGCGCTCAAGGACTTGTGAGCGACATCGTTACAGGATTTTTCTTACTGCTGGAAAAACAAATCGATGTAGACGACTATGTAACAACAGGGAGTTTTTCAGGTATTGTTGAATCTGTAGGACTTCGTACAACTCAAATCCGCGGATTTGATGGCACATTGCACTACGTGCCAAATCGTGAGATTACAAGCCTAAGCAATCACTCTCGTGGAAATATGCGAGCACTTGTGGACATCGGCATCTCATATGATGACGATATTGATCGCGCAGCTTCCATCTTACAAGAAGTGTGTGATCGTATTGCACAAGAAGATGAGAACATTGTAGATGGACCAAACGTCCTTGGCGTTCAGGGCCTAGGTGCATCGGACGTTGTGTTACGAGTTGTTGGAAAAACGAAAAACGGCGAACAGTGGGGCGTAGAACGTAAGCTTCGTAAAGCGTTTAAAGAAGCTTTTGACACGCATGGAATTGAAATCCCGTTCCCACACCAAGTATACGTTGAAAAGTCGAATGGCGAATCAACACAGCTTGCTAAAGATAACGGATAA
- a CDS encoding peroxiredoxin, with amino-acid sequence MPERMVAKQAPRFEMEAVLPNKEFGKVSLEENMKQEKWTVLFFYPMDFTAVCPTEITALSDRYDEFKKLEAEVIGVSTDTIHTHLAWIKADRRDNGLGPVNYPLAADTNHIVSREYGVLIEEKGVALRGLFIISPQGELMYAVVNHNNIGRDVDETLRVLHALQTGELCPANWRPGQATL; translated from the coding sequence ATGCCAGAACGCATGGTAGCCAAGCAGGCCCCACGCTTTGAAATGGAAGCAGTACTGCCGAATAAAGAGTTTGGAAAAGTAAGCTTAGAAGAGAATATGAAACAAGAGAAATGGACAGTTCTTTTCTTTTACCCTATGGATTTTACAGCAGTATGTCCAACTGAAATTACGGCTTTGTCAGATCGCTACGATGAATTTAAAAAGCTAGAGGCAGAAGTAATTGGTGTTTCAACAGATACTATTCATACGCATTTAGCTTGGATTAAAGCAGATCGACGAGATAACGGACTAGGCCCAGTTAATTATCCTTTAGCCGCAGATACAAATCATATTGTTTCACGTGAATATGGCGTTTTAATTGAAGAGAAAGGCGTAGCTTTACGCGGGTTATTTATCATTAGTCCTCAAGGAGAACTAATGTATGCTGTTGTCAACCATAATAATATCGGCCGAGATGTAGATGAAACGCTGCGAGTGTTACACGCTCTACAAACTGGTGAGCTTTGTCCCGCAAATTGGAGACCAGGACAAGCAACGTTATAA